The following proteins come from a genomic window of Persephonella sp.:
- a CDS encoding MFS transporter produces MIDKDFTDQEKKATLGLASIFSLRMLGLFLALPVLSIYAHEFPGATSFLVGIAIGAYGLTQAFFQIPYGLLSDKIGRIPILIFSTIVFIFGSLLSAYASLQQDIYLLIIGRFLQGMGAVSSVVIALIADLTREEIRTRAMATIGASIGMAFAFGMVLGPWIASHYGLAGVFGFTALLALFSLPYIIFGIPRPKVIVHHEDAEFTGSYLGTVLKDKNLLKMDFGMFTLHMGLTAVFTSAPLILKQFMAVEDLWKVYLIMFLVGLTFMVPTTIIAEKKGLIKEVKILGILILILSFGLFMKFETQFVPAVIAIIVYFTGFMVLEPIMPSLMSRYAKPQVKGTASGVFNTAQFLGAFVGGAVAGYLLHFGHKQVFIFLGVITIIWLLTVFTLEMPQSVKEKRKK; encoded by the coding sequence TTGATTGACAAAGATTTTACAGATCAGGAAAAAAAAGCAACACTTGGTCTTGCATCTATATTCTCTCTCAGAATGTTAGGTCTTTTCCTTGCACTGCCTGTGCTCAGTATTTATGCACACGAATTCCCCGGAGCAACCTCTTTTCTCGTGGGGATAGCTATAGGTGCATACGGTTTAACCCAAGCATTTTTCCAGATCCCTTACGGGCTACTGAGCGATAAAATAGGAAGAATTCCCATACTTATTTTCTCAACTATAGTTTTTATTTTTGGTAGTCTTCTTTCTGCATATGCATCTTTGCAGCAGGACATTTACCTTTTGATTATAGGTAGATTTCTGCAAGGTATGGGTGCTGTATCATCTGTTGTAATAGCCCTTATAGCAGATTTAACAAGAGAGGAGATAAGAACAAGGGCAATGGCAACAATCGGTGCTTCAATTGGAATGGCTTTTGCCTTTGGTATGGTATTGGGTCCCTGGATAGCCTCCCACTACGGTTTAGCGGGTGTTTTTGGATTTACAGCCCTATTGGCTTTATTTTCTCTACCTTACATAATTTTTGGAATTCCAAGACCTAAGGTTATCGTTCACCATGAAGATGCAGAATTTACAGGATCATATCTTGGAACAGTTCTTAAAGATAAAAATCTTCTAAAGATGGATTTTGGCATGTTTACCCTCCACATGGGATTAACAGCTGTTTTCACGTCTGCTCCACTTATACTGAAACAGTTTATGGCTGTTGAGGATCTGTGGAAGGTTTATCTTATTATGTTCCTTGTAGGTCTTACATTTATGGTTCCTACAACAATAATAGCCGAAAAAAAGGGACTGATTAAAGAGGTAAAAATACTGGGCATATTAATACTGATCCTGTCTTTTGGATTATTTATGAAGTTTGAAACACAGTTTGTTCCTGCAGTGATAGCCATAATTGTTTACTTTACAGGATTTATGGTTCTTGAACCTATTATGCCCTCTCTTATGAGTAGATACGCAAAACCGCAGGTAAAAGGAACAGCTTCAGGTGTTTTTAATACTGCACAATTCTTAGGTGCTTTTGTCGGTGGTGCCGTTGCAGGATATCTTCTTCACTTTGGACACAAACAGGTATTTATATTTCTGGGTGTTATAACTATCATCTGGCTTTTGACAGTATTCACATTAGAAATGCCCCAGTCAGTAAAGGAAAAAAGAAAAAAATAG
- the uvrB gene encoding excinuclease ABC subunit UvrB: protein MAKSPFNIKLPFEPAGDQPKAIKQLYDNLKQGVKEQVLLGATGTGKTISFASVIEKYGKPALVLTHNKTLAAQLYRELKELFPDNAVEYFVSYYDYYQPEAYVPEKDLYIEKDSSINDAIDRLRHSATRSLIERPDTIVVASVSCIYGLGTPEFYEKLRLHLFVGQQMDRQELLRRLVELQYVRDDFSFKRGTFRVKGDTVEILPSHSEDIIIRVEFFGDEIDSITELDLFNRDIKRKLNTTVIFPASHYVIPKPDMVEAIKQIKDDLEKEVEEFRKQGKEIEANRLWQRTNYDIEMMLELGTCKGIENYSRYFDGRKPGEPPYTLMDYFPDDFLLIVDESHVTIPQVRAMYNGDRRRKENLVKYGWRMKSAYDNRPLKFEEFVQKIQRAIYVSATPADWEIERSKGIIVEQIIRPTGLLDPEIEVRPTEGQIDDLINEIWNIKERGERAIVITLTKKMAENLSDYLEEREIKAVYLHSEIDTIERVKIIKELREGKYDVIVGVNLLREGIDMPEVSLVAVLDADKQGFLRSTTALIQIIGRAARNIHGKAILYADTITPAMEKAIEETNRRRKIQQEYNEKHGITPKTVKKEVKDLISLEEVGIYEYAEYLPEDVETEEDLIKKMEDLEKQMWEAAENWEFEKAAELRDQIEKLRKLIGVFS, encoded by the coding sequence CGGAACAGGAAAGACCATTTCCTTTGCCTCCGTTATAGAAAAATACGGAAAGCCTGCACTTGTTTTAACACATAACAAAACCCTTGCTGCACAGCTTTACAGGGAGCTGAAAGAGTTATTCCCTGATAATGCTGTTGAGTATTTTGTTTCCTACTACGATTATTATCAGCCTGAGGCTTACGTGCCTGAAAAGGATCTTTATATAGAAAAGGACAGCTCAATAAATGATGCTATTGACAGGCTGAGACACTCTGCAACAAGAAGCCTCATAGAAAGACCGGACACAATTGTTGTTGCCTCAGTTTCCTGCATATACGGACTTGGAACACCTGAGTTTTACGAAAAACTAAGGCTTCATCTTTTTGTTGGTCAGCAGATGGATCGGCAGGAGCTTTTGAGAAGACTTGTTGAGCTTCAGTATGTAAGAGATGACTTTTCATTCAAAAGGGGAACATTCAGGGTAAAAGGGGATACAGTTGAGATACTTCCCTCACACTCTGAAGACATAATAATAAGGGTTGAGTTTTTTGGTGACGAGATAGACAGCATAACTGAACTTGATTTGTTTAATAGAGACATAAAAAGGAAGTTAAACACAACTGTAATATTTCCTGCCAGCCACTATGTTATACCGAAACCTGATATGGTTGAGGCAATAAAACAGATAAAAGATGATCTTGAAAAAGAGGTTGAGGAATTCAGAAAACAGGGAAAAGAGATAGAAGCAAACAGGCTGTGGCAGAGAACAAATTACGATATTGAGATGATGCTTGAGCTTGGAACATGCAAAGGGATAGAAAACTACTCAAGGTATTTTGACGGAAGAAAGCCGGGAGAACCACCTTACACACTCATGGATTATTTTCCTGATGATTTTCTGCTTATTGTTGATGAATCCCATGTTACGATACCGCAGGTCAGAGCTATGTATAACGGAGACAGAAGAAGGAAGGAAAACCTCGTTAAATACGGCTGGAGAATGAAATCTGCTTACGACAACAGACCACTGAAGTTTGAGGAGTTTGTCCAGAAGATACAGAGAGCCATTTATGTATCAGCTACACCTGCAGACTGGGAGATAGAAAGATCAAAAGGGATAATAGTTGAACAGATCATAAGACCTACTGGTCTTCTTGACCCTGAGATAGAGGTAAGACCTACTGAGGGACAGATTGATGATCTAATAAATGAGATATGGAACATAAAAGAAAGAGGCGAAAGGGCTATAGTTATTACACTTACAAAAAAGATGGCAGAAAATCTTTCAGACTATCTGGAGGAGAGGGAGATAAAAGCTGTATACCTTCATTCTGAGATAGACACAATAGAAAGGGTAAAGATAATAAAGGAGCTTAGGGAAGGAAAGTATGATGTAATAGTTGGGGTTAATCTCCTCAGAGAAGGGATTGATATGCCTGAGGTTTCACTCGTTGCTGTCTTAGATGCAGATAAACAGGGTTTTTTAAGATCAACAACAGCACTTATCCAGATAATAGGAAGGGCGGCAAGGAATATTCACGGGAAGGCTATTTTGTATGCTGATACAATAACTCCAGCAATGGAAAAAGCCATAGAAGAAACAAACAGAAGAAGAAAAATACAGCAGGAATACAACGAAAAACACGGTATTACGCCAAAAACTGTTAAAAAGGAAGTCAAAGATCTTATATCCCTTGAAGAAGTTGGTATTTATGAGTATGCAGAATATCTACCTGAAGATGTGGAAACAGAAGAGGACCTTATTAAAAAGATGGAAGATCTGGAAAAACAGATGTGGGAAGCAGCAGAAAACTGGGAGTTTGAAAAGGCAGCTGAGCTTAGAGATCAGATTGAAAAGTTGAGAAAACTTATCGGGGTTTTCAGTTAG
- the glnA gene encoding type I glutamate--ammonia ligase, which yields MAMIQCQTPDDVLRVISEKGIAFIDLKFSDPFGQWQHLTIPAHEFSAESFENGVPFDGSSIRGWKGIQESDMLLIPDPKSAFIDPFIEDPTLSLICDVEDPITREPYSRDPRQIAKKAIEFLKSSGIGDIAYFGPEAEFFIFDDIKFVNGPNIAYYEVDSVEGWWNTAREEMPNLGYKTPYKRGYFPVPPLDKMFDIRRDMVKTLEEVGITVEREHHEVGTAGQGEINFRFSDLVTTGDNVLKYKYVLRNVGYRHGKYVTFLPKPIAGDNGSGMHTHFSIWKGGENQFAGDQYAGLSEIALYAIGGIIKHGKAIAAFTNPTTNSYHRLVPGFEAPVRLAYSARNRSAAIRIPMGSASPKAKRIEVRFPDASSNPYLAFTALLMAAIDGIENKIHPGEPLDKDIYALPPEELAHIPETPGSLQEAIDALKEDMDFLLKGGVMDEDFINMWIETKQEEVDAIRLVPHPKEFELYYDI from the coding sequence AATACCCGCCCATGAGTTCTCAGCAGAGAGCTTTGAAAACGGAGTTCCTTTTGATGGATCATCTATTAGAGGGTGGAAAGGAATACAGGAATCAGACATGCTTCTCATTCCTGATCCAAAATCTGCATTTATTGATCCATTTATTGAAGATCCAACACTTTCCCTCATATGTGATGTTGAAGACCCTATCACAAGGGAACCCTACAGCAGAGATCCAAGACAGATCGCAAAAAAAGCTATTGAATTCCTCAAATCAAGCGGAATAGGAGACATTGCATACTTTGGACCTGAGGCAGAATTCTTTATCTTTGACGATATTAAGTTTGTGAATGGTCCAAACATCGCTTATTATGAGGTTGATTCTGTTGAGGGCTGGTGGAATACAGCCAGAGAAGAAATGCCAAACCTTGGATACAAAACACCTTACAAAAGAGGATACTTCCCAGTTCCTCCGCTTGACAAAATGTTTGATATAAGAAGAGACATGGTGAAGACCCTTGAAGAGGTCGGTATCACTGTAGAAAGGGAACACCACGAAGTTGGAACAGCAGGACAGGGTGAGATAAACTTCAGATTTTCTGATCTTGTAACAACAGGAGATAACGTCCTGAAATACAAGTATGTTCTGAGAAATGTTGGTTACAGACACGGAAAGTATGTCACATTCCTTCCAAAACCAATAGCAGGTGATAACGGATCAGGTATGCACACCCACTTTTCTATATGGAAGGGAGGCGAGAACCAGTTTGCAGGAGACCAGTACGCAGGTCTTTCAGAAATAGCTCTTTATGCTATAGGTGGTATCATAAAACATGGAAAAGCTATCGCAGCATTCACAAATCCAACGACAAACTCTTACCACAGACTTGTTCCAGGATTTGAAGCTCCTGTTAGACTTGCCTATTCTGCAAGAAACAGATCAGCAGCCATTAGAATACCAATGGGATCAGCATCACCTAAGGCAAAAAGAATAGAAGTAAGATTTCCAGACGCTTCCTCTAACCCATACCTTGCGTTTACAGCACTCTTGATGGCTGCTATAGACGGAATAGAGAACAAAATACACCCAGGAGAGCCTCTTGACAAAGACATTTATGCTCTTCCTCCAGAGGAGCTTGCACACATTCCAGAAACACCAGGATCACTTCAGGAAGCCATTGATGCACTCAAAGAAGACATGGACTTCCTGTTAAAAGGCGGTGTGATGGACGAAGACTTTATCAACATGTGGATAGAAACAAAACAGGAAGAGGTTGATGCTATAAGACTTGTTCCTCATCCAAAAGAGTTTGAACTTTACTACGATATTTAA
- a CDS encoding tetratricopeptide repeat protein encodes MGRLNKTTKLLLILLGLSFLVFAGIHMIEEKEIYELSKAMVEEGDRYYQKKEYKKAKTFYDRALKRYNDLLVLKIIKRGEIKELENKLQTDPILQKVAKGYIYYNGKWVNEKELETLMREKRRLKQKIDVYLKTAKFFGSIEDIENNITIYQNALKEINNSPFKDDKDFNEIKKKLIGKIIFLSEEAAKKYTKKGNLKKAGKYYELVLSYREDPDIKEKLFNIYLQLYNDYLETGDYTKALSSILKAKNLFPERKDILPKIDYVLSKIDFEEIQKEQIHDPYVYYTLAKKSYSRFDIPEAQDFVEKALKLDPQFIPALKLYGKILIDTGEISKAEKVVNKLLNKAPDDIDVIILAGDLKLKKGDLEGAVSYYEKAESRSEVKDKLFKVYKKLGQAYASTGELHKAKSYLLKAVKIKDDPVVYKSLGDIFFKLGDYKSAEKYYLQAVKIDKNLKKEVSQNLGQIYLTFAENLKKQKKYKQAITYYKKAVSYLGSKPEIIKNIAFCYEKSGDLKTALSYYKKIKSAKLKEKEAKLYLSLGEKEFRKGNYFSAVKHFKKAVSIDRNLINKVKDKLTTSYIKIGDRYMKQGSYEKSLSYYLKAVDTDKTLQGKLKDKIFTAYLKLGEKAFSSGRYKTAFNYLKKAEKIKKDNKKLVYYLGEIYLKEQNYKKALEYYEYYLNNYGGSPEILKKISLIYAKLGNLKKAKEYAENLIKTGKFLDVANFITGAYYYHFEKDPDKALRYFLKSENFGYRNGELYYYIGRIYYDKGNYLRAIAYLTEAIKNGYKKEKVYYLRALAYLKLKDYRKAINDLSMVVKYNPDNAKAYYLRGKLYYEHGDYVKGEYKKAIEDLEKAAAMGIKEAVTLLDKARTKK; translated from the coding sequence GTGGGGAGACTGAACAAAACAACAAAGTTACTGCTTATTTTACTGGGATTATCCTTCCTTGTGTTTGCCGGAATACATATGATTGAAGAAAAAGAGATTTACGAATTATCAAAAGCTATGGTTGAAGAAGGTGACAGATACTACCAGAAAAAAGAGTATAAAAAGGCAAAGACATTTTACGATAGGGCTCTTAAAAGATACAATGATCTTCTGGTGCTGAAAATTATCAAAAGAGGTGAAATAAAAGAGCTTGAAAACAAACTTCAAACAGATCCTATACTCCAGAAAGTAGCAAAAGGATACATATACTACAACGGAAAATGGGTAAACGAAAAAGAACTTGAAACCCTAATGAGGGAAAAAAGAAGGCTCAAACAGAAAATAGATGTTTATCTAAAAACAGCAAAGTTTTTCGGCTCTATAGAGGATATAGAGAATAATATAACAATCTACCAGAACGCTCTGAAGGAGATAAACAACAGTCCCTTTAAAGATGACAAAGACTTTAATGAAATAAAGAAAAAACTTATAGGAAAGATAATATTCCTCTCAGAGGAAGCAGCAAAAAAGTACACAAAAAAGGGAAATCTGAAAAAAGCCGGAAAATACTATGAGCTTGTCCTTAGCTACAGAGAAGACCCAGATATAAAAGAAAAGCTTTTCAATATTTACCTTCAGCTGTATAACGACTATCTGGAAACAGGTGATTACACAAAAGCCCTGTCTTCTATCTTAAAAGCTAAAAACCTATTCCCAGAAAGAAAGGATATTCTGCCGAAAATTGATTATGTTCTGTCAAAAATAGATTTTGAAGAAATACAGAAAGAACAAATACATGACCCGTATGTTTACTATACTCTTGCAAAAAAATCCTACTCAAGATTTGACATACCTGAAGCTCAGGATTTTGTTGAGAAGGCGTTAAAACTTGACCCCCAGTTTATTCCTGCCTTGAAACTTTACGGAAAAATACTGATAGATACAGGGGAGATATCAAAGGCAGAAAAGGTTGTAAATAAACTTTTAAATAAAGCCCCCGATGATATAGATGTAATAATACTGGCAGGAGATTTAAAGCTGAAAAAAGGAGACCTTGAAGGTGCAGTATCCTATTACGAAAAAGCCGAAAGCAGATCTGAAGTCAAAGACAAACTTTTTAAAGTTTACAAAAAGTTAGGTCAGGCTTACGCCTCTACTGGAGAATTACATAAAGCAAAAAGCTATCTGCTAAAAGCAGTTAAGATCAAAGATGACCCTGTAGTTTATAAATCATTGGGAGATATATTCTTTAAGTTGGGAGACTACAAAAGTGCAGAAAAATACTATCTGCAGGCAGTCAAAATTGATAAAAATCTGAAAAAAGAGGTAAGCCAAAATTTAGGTCAGATATACCTTACATTTGCAGAAAATCTAAAAAAACAAAAAAAATACAAACAGGCAATAACCTATTACAAAAAGGCTGTTAGCTATCTTGGAAGCAAACCTGAGATAATAAAAAATATAGCCTTCTGTTATGAAAAATCCGGTGATCTAAAAACAGCACTCAGCTACTACAAAAAAATAAAATCTGCAAAACTGAAAGAAAAAGAAGCAAAGCTATACCTGAGCCTTGGGGAAAAAGAGTTTAGAAAAGGAAACTATTTTTCAGCAGTAAAACACTTCAAGAAAGCAGTAAGTATAGACAGAAATCTTATAAATAAAGTAAAAGATAAACTAACAACAAGCTACATAAAAATTGGCGACAGATATATGAAGCAGGGAAGTTACGAAAAATCACTCAGTTACTATCTTAAGGCTGTTGATACTGATAAAACCCTTCAGGGAAAACTAAAAGACAAAATATTTACAGCTTATCTGAAACTTGGTGAGAAAGCTTTCTCTTCCGGAAGATACAAAACAGCATTTAATTATCTGAAAAAAGCTGAAAAAATCAAAAAAGATAATAAAAAACTTGTTTACTATCTGGGAGAAATATACCTTAAAGAACAAAATTATAAAAAAGCATTGGAATACTACGAATACTACCTTAACAATTACGGCGGATCCCCTGAAATACTGAAAAAAATCTCTCTTATCTACGCCAAACTTGGAAATCTGAAAAAGGCAAAAGAATATGCGGAAAATCTTATAAAAACAGGAAAATTTCTTGATGTTGCCAACTTTATAACGGGAGCTTACTACTACCACTTTGAGAAAGATCCAGATAAAGCTTTAAGGTATTTTCTTAAATCAGAAAACTTTGGCTATAGAAACGGTGAGCTTTACTATTACATAGGCAGGATATACTATGATAAAGGTAACTATTTAAGAGCAATAGCCTATCTAACAGAAGCCATAAAAAACGGCTACAAAAAAGAGAAGGTATACTATCTGAGAGCCCTTGCTTATCTGAAGCTTAAAGATTACAGAAAAGCTATAAATGATCTTTCAATGGTTGTAAAATACAATCCGGACAATGCTAAGGCATATTACCTGAGAGGGAAACTTTACTACGAACACGGTGATTATGTAAAAGGGGAGTATAAAAAAGCTATAGAAGATCTTGAAAAAGCTGCAGCAATGGGAATAAAAGAAGCTGTTACACTTCTTGATAAAGCAAGAACAAAAAAATAA
- a CDS encoding CZB domain-containing protein produces the protein MKDENNILNEIDIFISYHLIYMNKLRKALSGNIDPELTDCHSCQFGKKFNELKGGINPLPTKVKNILNEIDTIHCDFHSISYSVFKDKVNQEKFEQLNKMSDLLIRKLLRLKMIIKNPN, from the coding sequence ATGAAAGACGAAAATAATATTTTGAATGAGATTGATATTTTTATATCTTATCATCTTATCTATATGAACAAACTGAGAAAGGCATTGAGCGGTAATATAGACCCAGAACTTACAGATTGTCACTCCTGTCAGTTTGGGAAAAAGTTTAACGAATTAAAAGGAGGTATTAACCCTCTACCAACTAAAGTAAAAAATATACTAAATGAGATAGATACTATTCATTGTGATTTTCATTCCATATCTTATTCCGTTTTTAAAGATAAAGTAAATCAAGAAAAATTTGAACAGCTTAACAAAATGTCTGATCTGCTAATTCGCAAACTTCTGAGACTAAAGATGATTATCAAAAATCCTAACTGA
- a CDS encoding PilZ domain-containing protein gives MEDKVAAIRSFKAATDTEATDLLIVIFIILFLVLVFLVVLNFRKVLKQKFMKKLFMKTIKEKSLSEKAGEILWKYSIKLGRDPFLSLEVKASFEKVVDQYVQEEPDYDEELIKNMRKNLGFDYIPSFIPLTSTKDIEIFQSGKITYDGKSVDVALYDKDEKFMYWVLMEGKNISDIKGKTVKIQFLRRDDAIYILEGRVEDIFTENGKTVLKIPHHSEMKRIQRRQHCRIEVDFPVSISKISLTNPGENKWITADAKDISGGGIRICVHSSLRTKMNLAIGTDIWLNFHLDGKDMKLKGTVVNILERKTTTCYGIKFVNLKSKEESIILNYVKKQQQKLRSLAKQRTG, from the coding sequence TTGGAAGATAAAGTAGCTGCGATAAGATCTTTTAAAGCCGCAACAGATACAGAAGCTACAGACCTTCTCATTGTAATTTTTATAATCCTATTTTTAGTTCTCGTTTTTCTGGTGGTTCTAAATTTCAGAAAAGTATTGAAACAAAAATTTATGAAAAAACTTTTTATGAAAACCATAAAAGAAAAATCCCTTTCTGAGAAAGCAGGTGAGATACTGTGGAAGTACTCAATAAAATTAGGAAGAGACCCGTTCTTATCCCTTGAGGTTAAGGCATCTTTTGAAAAGGTAGTAGATCAGTATGTTCAGGAAGAACCGGACTATGATGAGGAACTGATAAAAAACATGAGAAAAAACTTAGGATTTGATTACATACCATCTTTTATTCCGTTAACATCAACAAAGGATATAGAAATTTTCCAGAGTGGGAAGATCACATACGATGGAAAATCTGTTGACGTTGCCCTGTACGACAAAGATGAAAAATTTATGTATTGGGTGCTTATGGAGGGCAAAAACATATCTGACATAAAAGGAAAAACAGTTAAAATTCAGTTTTTGAGGAGAGATGATGCAATCTACATACTTGAAGGCAGAGTTGAAGACATCTTTACAGAAAATGGAAAAACAGTCCTGAAAATTCCCCATCATTCAGAGATGAAAAGGATCCAGAGAAGACAACACTGTAGAATTGAGGTTGATTTTCCTGTAAGCATAAGCAAAATCTCCCTTACAAATCCTGGAGAAAACAAATGGATAACGGCAGATGCTAAGGACATCAGTGGAGGGGGCATAAGAATTTGCGTACACTCATCTCTCAGAACAAAAATGAACCTTGCGATCGGCACAGACATATGGCTGAACTTTCATCTTGATGGAAAGGATATGAAATTAAAAGGAACTGTGGTAAACATTCTTGAAAGGAAAACAACAACCTGCTACGGCATTAAATTTGTCAATCTTAAATCTAAAGAAGAAAGCATAATACTAAACTATGTAAAAAAACAGCAGCAAAAACTGAGAAGTTTAGCTAAACAGAGAACAGGATAG
- a CDS encoding TIGR00730 family Rossman fold protein: MEKYFINELKKEDAWRLFRIIGDFVDGFEVMPEFIPAVTFYGSARVKEGNKYYEAARELAKKLVAKGFSIITGGGPGIMEAGNRGAKEAGGRSVGLNITLPMEQVPNPYATVTLNFRYFFARKVMFNKYATAYVLFPGGYGTLDEMTETLVLIQTKKLKPFPVILYGSEYWNGLVQWIKDVLLTNGFISPEDFSLFQVVDDLDEIVQIIVNFYSQQYEYEI, encoded by the coding sequence ATGGAAAAATACTTTATTAACGAACTAAAAAAGGAAGATGCATGGCGACTATTTAGAATTATAGGAGATTTTGTTGATGGTTTTGAGGTAATGCCTGAGTTTATACCTGCCGTCACATTTTACGGTTCAGCAAGGGTCAAAGAAGGAAACAAGTATTACGAAGCAGCAAGAGAACTTGCAAAAAAACTCGTTGCCAAAGGGTTCTCCATAATAACAGGTGGGGGTCCCGGAATAATGGAAGCTGGAAATAGAGGGGCAAAAGAAGCAGGAGGAAGATCAGTAGGACTTAACATAACACTCCCTATGGAACAGGTGCCAAACCCATACGCCACAGTGACCCTGAATTTCAGATATTTCTTTGCAAGAAAGGTTATGTTTAACAAATATGCAACAGCTTATGTTCTGTTTCCAGGGGGATATGGCACACTTGACGAGATGACAGAAACACTTGTTTTGATACAGACAAAAAAGCTAAAACCTTTTCCTGTAATACTGTATGGAAGCGAATACTGGAACGGTCTTGTCCAGTGGATAAAAGATGTTCTCCTCACAAACGGATTTATATCACCTGAAGATTTCAGTCTTTTTCAGGTTGTTGATGATCTTGATGAGATAGTTCAGATAATTGTTAACTTCTATTCACAACAATACGAATATGAGATTTGA
- a CDS encoding serine/threonine protein kinase, with the protein MRFDEIKDKIKDIKLIGKGWRGKVYRGIYEGKDLAFKVASDPQFIPNIQKEGKILKIVNKERIGGKLFLIGEDFIAYSYIEGKPLNEVINEKNGKVIISKLLKQARILDKLGINKEEFHRPYKNVLVDQNLNVYLIDFERSKMGKNIQNVNQFLQYILNEGYRYLPPFDKNELIELAKEYKKNKTEENFKKILGLLGIED; encoded by the coding sequence ATGAGATTTGATGAAATAAAAGATAAGATAAAAGATATTAAGCTGATAGGGAAAGGGTGGAGGGGTAAGGTCTACAGGGGAATTTATGAAGGAAAAGATCTTGCTTTCAAGGTAGCTTCAGATCCCCAGTTTATCCCAAACATTCAGAAAGAGGGAAAAATCTTAAAAATAGTAAACAAAGAAAGAATAGGTGGAAAGCTTTTTCTTATTGGTGAAGATTTTATTGCTTACAGCTATATTGAGGGAAAGCCTTTAAATGAGGTAATAAATGAGAAAAACGGCAAAGTGATAATATCTAAACTGTTAAAACAGGCAAGAATACTTGATAAGTTAGGTATAAACAAAGAAGAATTCCACAGACCTTATAAAAATGTCCTTGTTGATCAAAATTTGAATGTTTATCTTATAGATTTTGAAAGATCAAAAATGGGAAAAAATATACAGAATGTGAACCAGTTTCTCCAGTATATTCTGAATGAAGGTTACAGATATCTGCCTCCTTTTGATAAAAACGAACTTATAGAGCTTGCAAAGGAATACAAGAAAAATAAAACTGAGGAAAATTTTAAAAAAATACTTGGGCTTCTTGGTATTGAAGACTAA